Proteins encoded together in one Mycobacterium simiae window:
- a CDS encoding DUF1906 domain-containing protein yields MSISRRDVLKFAAATPALIGAGVTASSLCAAPASAALGTLLDYAAGVIPASQIRAAGAVGSIRYVSDRRPGGNWMLGKPIQLAEARDLHSNGLKIVSCYQYGKGNNADWLGGAAAGLQHAKRGLELHTAAGGPAAAPIYASIDDDPSYEQYKTQIAPYLRSWESVIGHQRTGVYANSKTIDWALHDGLGSYFWQHNWGSPKGFTHPAANLHQVEIDKRSVGGVGVDINEILKPQFGQWA; encoded by the coding sequence GTGTCAATTTCGCGTCGTGACGTGCTCAAATTCGCGGCTGCGACGCCGGCTCTGATCGGTGCGGGTGTCACGGCGTCATCACTGTGCGCCGCACCGGCGTCGGCAGCGCTGGGCACGTTGTTGGACTATGCCGCGGGCGTGATCCCGGCCAGCCAGATCCGCGCCGCCGGTGCCGTGGGTTCGATTCGGTACGTCTCCGACAGGCGACCCGGCGGCAACTGGATGCTGGGTAAGCCAATCCAGCTAGCAGAGGCGCGTGACCTGCACAGCAATGGCTTGAAGATCGTCTCGTGCTACCAGTACGGCAAGGGCAACAACGCCGACTGGTTGGGCGGCGCCGCCGCCGGGCTGCAGCACGCCAAGCGAGGCCTCGAGCTGCACACCGCGGCCGGTGGTCCCGCCGCCGCCCCGATCTACGCGTCGATCGACGACGATCCGTCCTATGAGCAGTACAAAACCCAGATCGCACCGTATCTACGGTCCTGGGAATCGGTGATCGGACATCAGCGGACGGGCGTTTACGCCAATTCCAAGACGATCGACTGGGCCTTGCACGACGGACTGGGCTCTTACTTCTGGCAGCACAATTGGGGCTCGCCCAAGGGCTTCACCCATCCGGCGGCCAATCTGCACCAGGTCGAGATCGATAAGCGCAGCGTCGGAGGGGTCGGCGTGGACATCAACGAGATTCTCAAGCCGCAGTTCGGGCAGTGGGCCTAG